CTGCATTTGGAAGTCTAGTAGGAACTTTTTTGTTAATCATTATTTTCGTTTGGTTAGCCGGATGTGCCTTTTATACAGGATTGTTCAACTTGACCACCAAAGCTTATCATGAAAAAGTCACCTTTAGGGATTTTCGTTTAACGGGTTTTTTCCGTTTCCTCGGCTGGCAAGGAGTGCTCCTTTTGATTAAAGTGATCCTCTTGATCATCGGCCTGATAGGCGCCTTCTCCCTGATTCACTTTAAAGTCGCGCTTGCCGCTTTCTTTATTGCATATGGCCTCTTGATTGTCATTGTTGTACTATTTGCCTTGCCTTGGCTAATGACATCTGCCATTTACCTCTTAGCTAACCGCAACGAAAGATTTGGTGATGCATTTAGGGGCAGCTGGCGATTCTTCCGAAGACACAGGGGCTCCCTTTGGGGATACCTCGGAACCGTTATTTTGATTGAGATCGCGGTTCAAATTTTAAGTAAGATTTCACAAGGAATCGCAGGAGTAGTCACTCTTGTAGTTAGCCCCTTTATCGCAGTCCTAGCCATTGTTTGGGTTTTGTCCCTTAAAGATGGCGAACGTCTTGAAACACCGGCACCCATACCGATGCAAACACTGGCATCCACTATAACTTCACCAGCCGCTCACCTACCAACCGTCAGTGACTCAATTTCTGGACCTCAGCCGCCTGAGACAGAAGTTGAAGTTAAATTGGAAACCACCCCTGGATTTAGAGAATCCAAGATATCCTTAGAGAAAACGGAGACCCCAACCCTTTCTGAACCCCTGCCCTCGTTTTCTGAAGAAAAACCCAGATATTGCCCCTCCTGTGGAAAAGTCAATTCAGGTACGGCGTATTGTCCACAATGTGGGACAAAACTCTAACAGGCTTAGTTACCTACGCTCTGCCATGATGGCAAGTTTTTTGTGTCGCGGAATACTAAAAGGAACCTAAATGAAACTTATATTTTCTGACTGGTATTAAAGAAAGACGCCTGCTCGACAAATCATCCAGCAGGCATCTTTTTAGTGAATTGCTTTCTTTTTAAACCTTCCACCCATTACTTCATGCACGCTACTAATCGTGACAAAAGCATTATCATCAATTTCATCAAGAATCGATTTTAACTTAGAGATTTCTAACCGTGTAACCACGCAATATAGGACACCCTTTGATTCCCCTGTAAATCCACCTTCACCTTGCAGCCGAGTAACACCTCTTCCTAGTCTAGCCATCAGTACTTCAGCAATCTCTTCATATTTATCCGAAATAATCATGACTTCCTTAGATTCATCTAACCCCTCTACCGTAAGGTCAATGACTTTAAAGGCAATGAAATAGGCAACGAGTGAGTACATAGCTCTATCCCATCCAAATACTAAGCCCGCGCTGCTTAGTATAAAGAGGTTAAAAAACATTACTATTTCTCCAATGGAAAATGCTGTTTTCTTGTCTAGAACTATGGCAATAATTTCTGTCCCATCTAAAGAGCCACCATAACGAATGATTAGCCCCACTCCAATTCCTAGGACAATTCCGCCGAAAACAGACGCTAAAAATACATCATGAGTAATTCCAGGTACCGGATGTAAAACACTGACCCACATAGACAACATAGCAACCGAAAAAATTGTGGAGACAGTGAACGATTTTCCAATTTGTAAATATCCAAAGATAAAAAATGGAATGTTGAGAACAAATATGAATAAACCCACAGGCCATTTAGTAAGAAACCCAGCCATGATGGAAATGCCCACAATTCCACCATCAATCACGTTATTAGGAATTAGAAAAATTTCCAAGCCTATTCCCGCAAGAGCAGACCCCAGGATTAAAAATAAAACTCGTTTAACGGTTTTCTCAATCCGTTTCTTTTTGCTAAGCAATATTCATTCACCTCTTTCCGGTCAAAACATTAGCATTTACCATAACTATATGTCGACGATAAACTTCTAATCCGCGCATCATTAATTATGCACAAAATGCCTGCTCGACAAACCGTCCAGCAGGCATTTTTCTTCTCCCCTTACAACGCCAAATACTCCTGCAACGATAGAACCTGGGGCGTAGTCTGACTCCGAATTTCTTGCAAAGCTCGCACGACGGCTTTCGCCGTGTCCATAGACGTAAAGCAGGGAACCCCATGTTCCGCCGCTAACCTTCTCAGCATATAACCCGTGTGTTCCGGCTTTTTCCCTTTGGTAGGAGTACTGAGAATAAAGGAAAATTCCCGTTGCCGAATTGCTTCCCGTAGGGCCTCGCTCGATTCGCTCACCTCTTCGACCTCTACACCACACAGAGCCAGGGCCTTGGCCATATCGCCCGTCCCTTTGACTCCAAACCCCAGCTGTGCTAATTGCCGGGCTAAAGTTATGGCCTCTGGGCGATCTTTTTCTGCCACGGAAACCAGTATATTTCCATCATTCGGAAGGGGAATATGAGAAGACGCAAAGGCCTTCGCTAAAGCGTGCCCAAACTGAGTGTCCATCCCTAGGACTTCGCCCGTTGATTTCATCTCAGGCCCCAAGGATGTTTCGACTTTAGTCAACTTTTCGAACGAAAAGACGGGAGCCTTCACGACCACGAACGGTACCTCTGGAGCAAGACCGTGTTTGTAACCCAACTCCTTCAATGTTTTACCTAGGGCAACTTGAACCGCCAAATTCACTAACGGAATTCCTGTGACTTTGGAGAGAATAGGCACTGTCCGGCTCGCCCTCGGGTTCACTTCCAGCACAAACACCTTGCCCCGAACGACGACAAATTGAATATTGATAAGTCCTTTGATGCCAATTCCCTCAGAGATACGGCATGTAATATCCTGAATCTGTTCGATTTCAGCAGGCGTTAAACTTTGAGGCGGATAGACTGCCAAACTATCCCCCGAGTGAACTCCCGCGCGCTCGATATGCTCCATAATGCCCGGGATCACGGTTATTTCACCGTCTGAGACCGCATCCACTTCAACTTCTTTTCCTTCAAGATATCTATCCACCAAAATCGGGTGTTCCGGAGACAGGTGAATAGCCCGTCTTAAATAGTCATCAAGTTCACTGAGCGATTCCACCACTTGCATGGCGCGCCCCCCAATGACGTAAGAAGGACGAACGATCACGGGGAATTCGAGTTCCTCCGCAATTCCTTTAGCCTGATCAATGGAAGTCACGCTGCGTCCTTCAGATTGAGGAATCCCTAGACGACCTAGGAGCTGAGCAAAGCGTTCCCGATCTTCTGCCATATCAATCGCATCAACGGGTGTACCCAAAATTTGCACTCCGGCAAGATTGAGTCTCCCTGCCAAATTAACGGCTGTTTGCCCTCCAAATTGAACTAAAACTCCATCCGCTTTTTCCTTATTCAATACATGAAGCACATCTTCGACGGTCAACGGCTCAAAATACAATTTATCCGCAGTATCAAAATCCGTCGAGACTGTTTCCGGATTATTGTTAATCATAATCGCTTCCACACCCGCTTCTTGCAAAGCCGCAAGGGCATGGACAGAGCAATAATCAAATTCAATTCCTTGCCCGATCCGGATAGGCCCGGAGCCTAGGACGACGACTTTGGGACCATTACTGATCTCCACCTCATCTTCGTCGTCATAACTAGAATAGTAATAGGGCGTTGCCGAAGCAAATTCAGCTGCACAGGTATCGACTGTCTTGAAGACCGGAATGATTCCGGCCGCCAAGCGCATGGAACGAACTGCTTCCTCTGAACGCCCAGTGAGCTTGGCTATCGCTAAATCCGAAAATCCTTGGACTTTAGAAAAACGCAATAACTCAGTGGTTAACTCTCCACTTTGTAACCGTTTTTCGAGGGAAACAAGTTCTTTGATCTTAGACAAATAGAAGGGATCAATTTGCGTAAGCATTTGTACCTCAAGAATGGTCCAATCCCGTCGAAACGCTTCGGCAATGGCAAAAAAACGTTCATGATCCGTTCGAACAAGCTTATCTTCAATCTCCATCTCAGTCCAGCGCCCAGAAGCCGAGATCCGAAGTCCTACACTGCCGATTTCCAAAGAACGCGCCGCTTTTAACAGTGCGCCTTCTAGAGTCCGTTCCATGGCCATTACCTCTCCGGTCGCTTTCATCTGCGTACCAAGGCGATGATCCGCCGCAGGAAACTTATCGAACGGCCAACGAGGGAATTTAACCACTACATAATCAAGAGCTGGTTCAAAACAGGCACTGGTATGCCCTGTGACCGGGTTTGTCAATTCTGGGAGGGTAAATCCTACCGACAGAAGTGCTGCCATCTTGGCAATGGGATAACCCGTCGCCTTCGAAGCGAGCGCACTGGAACGGCTAACCCGTGGATTCACTTCAATCACCACATATTCCCGGCTCGTCGGATTCAAGGCAAATTGCACATTACACCCGCCGTTAACCCCCAAGGCCCGAATAATCTTCAAGGATGACGCCCGCAACAACTGATACTCAACATCTGTTAGGGTTTGCGACGGTGCCACCACGATGCTATCCCCAGTATGAATTCCTACGGGATCAATATTTTCCATATTACAAATCGTGATGCAATTATCCGCATCATCTCGCATGACTTCATACTCGATTTCCTTCCAACCTGCCACACTCCGCTCCACGAGACATTGTCCAATCGGGCTGGACTGCAATCCTCTCTGTAAAACTTCTTCCAGGTTCCTGGCATTTTTGACAATCCCTCCGCCCGTCCCACCAAGGGTATAAGCTGGCCGAATAATCAACGGAAATCCCTGCTGATTGGCAAACTCTTCTCCTTCTTCTAGGGTCGTCACGATCACACTTTTCGCCACGGGTTCTCCTAGTGAAAGCATCGTTTCCTTAAACGCATCGCGATCTTCCGCTTTGTAAATGGTTTCCGCATTACAGCCGATGAGAGCCACGTCATAACGCTTTAAAACCCCAGTGCGCTCCAATTCCATCGCTAAATTAAGTCCTGTTTGGCCACCCAAGGTTGGCAGCAATGCATCGGGCCGCTCTTTACTGAGAATCCCCTCTAAAGACTCTGGCAGCAGAGGTTCAAGATAGGTAGTATTGGCTGTTTTTACATCCGTCATGATGGTTGCCGGATTACTGTTCACCAGGACAACTTCTAAACCCACTTCACGAAGGGCCTTACACGCTTGAGTCCCGGCATAATCGAATTCTGCGGCTTGCCCAATCACAATCGGACCGGATCCGATGACAAGGATCTTTTTCCACGCCGGGTTAAGAGGCATGATGCGCCCTCCATTTCTGCATTAATTGCGCGAACTCATCAAAGAGATAAAGGGATTCACTCGGTCCTGGTCCGGCTTCCGGATGATACTGAACTGAGAAGACAGGCAAATCTCGATGTTTTACCCCTTCCACACTTTGATCGTTGAGATTACGATGAGTTATATATAAAGGAGTTTGCTCCAGACTTTCCTCAGCAATAGCATACCCGTGGTTTTGCGAGGTGATCGTCACTCGTTTTGATTCTAGGTCTTGGACCGGTTGGTTTCCACCCCGATGCCCAAACTTCATCTTATACGTGTCCCCCCCTAAAGCGAGTGACAAGAGTTGATGTCCTAGACATATTCCGAAAATAGGGCGTTTCCCTATTAGGCTACGGATCGTCTCAATCCCCACAGCCACTTCCTTAGGATCTCCCGGCCCATTCGACAGAAAGACGCCATCCGAATCAAGGGCTAAAATTTGCTCTGCAGATGTGGTATGGGGAACGACCGTCAGATCAAAACCACTCTCTTGCATGGCATGTAAAATATTTCTCTTGATCCCGAAATCCATCACAACAACATGAAACGTTTTCTTCTCGGTTTGATCAGACGATGAAGGTTCAGCCGGTGGAGTATTTGCGGTGTTTGCAACTACTGCTGCGATTTTATCACGTACAGCGGGTAAAGCAGGTAAGGTATAAATTTCCGCGGTACTAACTTTTGCCACAACATCGGCTGGCACAAGCCACGCCTTCAACCTTGGAACCCACTCACCCAAGTGCTCAATCTCAGTTGTAATCACTCCGCGTAAAACTCCATGTTCTCGAATGATCCGCGTTAAAGCACGGGTATCTATCCCTTTAATCCCCACAACCCCCGATTGCGCCAACGTCCTGGAAAGGTTCTTCTCCATCTGCCAGTGACTGGGATTTCGGGCCGCTTCTTTCACAATAAATCCCTGAACCTGAACCTTCTCCGATTGGTCATCCAGCCTATTTATTCCGTAATTTCCTACGAGTGGATAGGTCATACATACCATTTGCCCCGCATAAGAGGGATCGGTTAACACTTCTTGATAACCTGTCATCCCCGTGTTAAAGACGACTTCTCCCAAAGCCTCCCCAGTTGCCCCAAAGGACTCTCCCATAAAAATCTTACCAGTCTCAAGTACGAGTGCTGCTTTCATTCCAACCCTCCTCGGGAAAAATCAATCGTCATTTTTATAGTCCTCTACTACTTCTAGATTTAGTTACCTAGCTAACGCCGTCTAGTATCTGACTTCCGACCTCTGAATTACTTCCAAATCGCCTCGAAGACTTCATCCAGAATCCCCAAGGCCTTATCCATTTCTGGTTTCTCAACAATAAGGGGAGGAAGGAAACGCAAGATCTTACCGCCAACACAATTAATCAAAAGTCCATCTTTGAGGCAAGCCTCGACAATCTCCGGCCCCAGCTTAGAAACAGGCCATCCTAAGATAAACCCTTTTCCTCGGACAGGGCCACCCGTTTGATATTTCTGGGCTAGTTGTTCAAGGCCCTTTTGGAAATACGCCGAACGCTCCTGAACCCCTTCTAAGAATCCATCGGCAAGCATTACATCTAATACAGTGCACCCTGTCGCTGTAGCCAGTGGGTTCCCCCCAAACGTTGAAGCATGATCGCCAGGTTGAAAGGCCCGGGCTACTTCATCAGTCGCCAGCATCGCACCTATTGGCACCCCACCACCCAAGGCTTTAGCTAAGGTCATGATATCTGGAGTTACACCGCTCCATTCATAGGCAAAGAGCTTTCCGGTCCTCCCAACACCGCACTGAACCTCATCGAAAATTAACAAGGCCCCATATTGGTCACACAGCGCACGCGCTTCCTGGAGAAACTCTATTGATGCGGGGATTACGCCCCCTTCACCCTGAATAGGTTCGATAAAAATCGCTGCCGTAGTTTCACCGATCTTAGACCTTAGACCCTCGATATCATTTAAGGCTGTATATGAGAACCCTACCGGAAGCGGATCATACCCTTCTTGGTATTTTGTTTGCCCGGTCAGCGTGAGGGTTGCCAAAGTCCGCCCGTGAAATGAGTTTTCAAGGGTAACCACTTCGTATTTATGCGCCCCGAATTTTTTCCTAGCATATTTCCGCGCAAGTTTAAAGGCGGATTCATTCGCCTCTGCTCCACTGTTGCAAAAAAACACTTTATCCGCAAATGAATGCCTCACCAAGCGCTCTGCCAAAGCGACTTGATTCGCTATCCAGTAAATATTTGATGTGTGCAATAGTTCTTTAGCCTGTTCTTGAACAGCATGAACAATTGCCGGATGGCTATGCCCCAGCGAGTTTACCGCTAGTCCTGTCACAAAATCCAAATATCGTTTTCCCTCTGGATCCCATACCCATGCACCCTCCCCTTTGACAATCGTCATTGGTAGGCGCCCATATGTATTCATTACCACATTTTTCCCACGCTCAACGATTGCTTCGGTTGATAAGCCTTCCAACATCTCTATACCCCATTTCAATACTTTTTAGCTTCGGAACATCGTACCAATTCCGCCATCTGTGAACAATTCTAATAAAATAGCGTGGCTTAAACGCCCGTCAAGGATATGGACACTTCCCACTCCATTTTCTAAGGCTGAGACCGCACACTCTACTTTAGGTAGCATTCCACCACTTAAAACCCCTTGGCCCACCAGTTGATCGACTTCTCCTCTGGAAATCGTCGAAATAAGAGAGTCCTTATCTGAAACATCACGCAGGATTCCACTCACATCGGTCAACAGTAACAATTTGTCTGCTCGAAGAGCCTCTGCTATCTTTCCTGCAGCGGTATCGGCATTGACGTTGTAGGTTTCTCCCTCTTCTCCGCTGGCCACGGGTGAGATGACTGGGATATAGCCCTGTCCGAGTAAGGTTTCTAAAATATCAGGGGTAACACTCTGGATTTCCCCGACATACCCCAAATCGACCTCTTCCATTTCGCCTTGACTATTAGGCATCTGCATAGGTTTCTTTCCAGCTATGAGTAGTTGTGCATCTTTACCAGACAAACCGACAGCCTTCCCGCCAAAACGATTGAGAAGAGAGACCATCTCCGTATTTAATTTCCCTAACAAAACCATTTGAGCAATCTCCATGGTTTGCGCATCAGTCACTCTCAAACCTCTCACAAACTGACTTTCGATCCCCACCTTCTTCAACATAGAGTTGATTTCCGGTCCCCCTCCATGCACCAATACGGGACGAATTCCTACGGAATGCAAAAGCAGCACATCCATAATGACGGATTCCTTTAAAACAGGGTCTACCATTGCATGCCCGCCATACTTGATGACTACGGTTTTCCCCGAAAATTTCTGAATATATGGAAGGGCTTCCACTAAAACTTTCGCTTTACTTAATCCTTGTTCCATAGGGGTCATATCTTCACCTCCAACTTCAACCCTTTGAGACTTCCACGACGTGTAGCATGTAACGTTATCTAGCGATTTATGATTTAATAACTAACGTGTAGTTTGAGAAGATGTATCTTGGCTGAAACTAATACCCGTGTGACTAAACTTATTTCTTACATTTATCACTTAATTATCAATAACTTGCAGCTTTTAACTTTCGTGATCAAGTTCTGTAACTCCCATTGATTGTGACATACTCGTGAGTGAGATCGCATCCCCAGGCTGTTGCCTGTTCTTCACCAGAGTTAAGGTTCAGACTGATCTTCACTTCATTCGCGCTTAGAATCTCTTTAGCCTGCTCTTCTGAAAAACTGACACCTTTTCCCGCTTGAGCAACGATAATATCTCCCAGAAAGACATCGACTTTGTTCGGATCAAACTCTGCTCCAGAGTACCCTGCCGCCGTCAAAATCCGTCCCCAGTTGGCATCCTCTCCGAATAGGGCTGCTTTAACCAAGCTAGAACCACAAATACTACGCGCAATCATACGAGCATCGCCTTTTGTTTTAGCTCCCGATACTGTTACTTCCATATACTTGCTGGCTCCTTCTCCATCTCGAGCAATATCCTGAGCCAACTGAATACAGATCGCTTTCACCATTTTTTCAAATTTTACCCAATCTTCTCCGCTCGGAGCTACTCCGGAAGCCCCATTTGCCAGAATAAGGACCATATCATTCGTGCTCGTATCCCCATCGACGGTGACCATATTGAAACTCCCATCGACCGCCTCCCGCAAGATCCGCTGTAATTCTTCAGCCTGAATACTCGCATCCGTCGTCAGAAAACCCAACATTGTCCCCATATTCGGATGAATCATTCCAGATCCTTTCGCGATAGCTCCAATATGAATCACGCCTCCCTGAGAACAGGGAAGCTCATAGGCATATTCTTTTACCCTTGTATCAGTTGTCATAATCGCGAGTGCTGCACGATGAGCCCCTTCAGTTGCAGTCTCGTTTTGCCCACGAATCCCCTTTACTACGTCTCCAAGGAGCTCTGCACTTGCCGCTCGAATACCATTTAAAACTCGCTCAACTGGCATTTCGACTCCAATTACGCCAGTTGAAGCCACAAGCACATCCTCAGGTGGAACTGCCAGAAACATAGCGGCAGTTTGAGTCATTGCTAACGCTGCTTGGTCCCCGAATTCTCCGACACAAGCATTAGCATTGCCACTGTTGATTACAATCGCTTGGGCCAAACCGTTATTCAGATGACGTTGCGTTAAATACAACGGGTGTGCTTTAACCAGGTTTCGAGTGTAGACACCGGCGGCTTGCGCTTGTACCTCTGAAAAAATTAAGGCCACATCATATTTATTTTCATACTTTATTCCCGCTTGGACGCCGACAGCATGAAACCCTTTAGGGGCTGCTACACCACCATTGATTAATTTCCAAGCCTTTTCAGCATTATTCACTAACTTACACTCTCCTTCATAGACCTTTCTTAAAAAGCATTCGTCCCATAAAGCAGAAATCGTGACTCTAAAAACTTACACGCCTCCAGATTCTCAATTTCTTTTGGCTAAATTGCTTTAATACGTGAGACCGTTAAGGCCAAAGGGCGGTCCCTTGAAGTCCCTGACCTTCAGGCCAACCCATGATTAGATTCATATTTTGAACAGCCTGTCCTGCAGCACCTTTAATTAGA
The sequence above is a segment of the Desulfosporosinus sp. Sb-LF genome. Coding sequences within it:
- a CDS encoding aspartate aminotransferase family protein; this encodes MLEGLSTEAIVERGKNVVMNTYGRLPMTIVKGEGAWVWDPEGKRYLDFVTGLAVNSLGHSHPAIVHAVQEQAKELLHTSNIYWIANQVALAERLVRHSFADKVFFCNSGAEANESAFKLARKYARKKFGAHKYEVVTLENSFHGRTLATLTLTGQTKYQEGYDPLPVGFSYTALNDIEGLRSKIGETTAAIFIEPIQGEGGVIPASIEFLQEARALCDQYGALLIFDEVQCGVGRTGKLFAYEWSGVTPDIMTLAKALGGGVPIGAMLATDEVARAFQPGDHASTFGGNPLATATGCTVLDVMLADGFLEGVQERSAYFQKGLEQLAQKYQTGGPVRGKGFILGWPVSKLGPEIVEACLKDGLLINCVGGKILRFLPPLIVEKPEMDKALGILDEVFEAIWK
- the carB gene encoding carbamoyl-phosphate synthase large subunit, with amino-acid sequence MPLNPAWKKILVIGSGPIVIGQAAEFDYAGTQACKALREVGLEVVLVNSNPATIMTDVKTANTTYLEPLLPESLEGILSKERPDALLPTLGGQTGLNLAMELERTGVLKRYDVALIGCNAETIYKAEDRDAFKETMLSLGEPVAKSVIVTTLEEGEEFANQQGFPLIIRPAYTLGGTGGGIVKNARNLEEVLQRGLQSSPIGQCLVERSVAGWKEIEYEVMRDDADNCITICNMENIDPVGIHTGDSIVVAPSQTLTDVEYQLLRASSLKIIRALGVNGGCNVQFALNPTSREYVVIEVNPRVSRSSALASKATGYPIAKMAALLSVGFTLPELTNPVTGHTSACFEPALDYVVVKFPRWPFDKFPAADHRLGTQMKATGEVMAMERTLEGALLKAARSLEIGSVGLRISASGRWTEMEIEDKLVRTDHERFFAIAEAFRRDWTILEVQMLTQIDPFYLSKIKELVSLEKRLQSGELTTELLRFSKVQGFSDLAIAKLTGRSEEAVRSMRLAAGIIPVFKTVDTCAAEFASATPYYYSSYDDEDEVEISNGPKVVVLGSGPIRIGQGIEFDYCSVHALAALQEAGVEAIMINNNPETVSTDFDTADKLYFEPLTVEDVLHVLNKEKADGVLVQFGGQTAVNLAGRLNLAGVQILGTPVDAIDMAEDRERFAQLLGRLGIPQSEGRSVTSIDQAKGIAEELEFPVIVRPSYVIGGRAMQVVESLSELDDYLRRAIHLSPEHPILVDRYLEGKEVEVDAVSDGEITVIPGIMEHIERAGVHSGDSLAVYPPQSLTPAEIEQIQDITCRISEGIGIKGLINIQFVVVRGKVFVLEVNPRASRTVPILSKVTGIPLVNLAVQVALGKTLKELGYKHGLAPEVPFVVVKAPVFSFEKLTKVETSLGPEMKSTGEVLGMDTQFGHALAKAFASSHIPLPNDGNILVSVAEKDRPEAITLARQLAQLGFGVKGTGDMAKALALCGVEVEEVSESSEALREAIRQREFSFILSTPTKGKKPEHTGYMLRRLAAEHGVPCFTSMDTAKAVVRALQEIRSQTTPQVLSLQEYLAL
- the argB gene encoding acetylglutamate kinase, with the protein product MTPMEQGLSKAKVLVEALPYIQKFSGKTVVIKYGGHAMVDPVLKESVIMDVLLLHSVGIRPVLVHGGGPEINSMLKKVGIESQFVRGLRVTDAQTMEIAQMVLLGKLNTEMVSLLNRFGGKAVGLSGKDAQLLIAGKKPMQMPNSQGEMEEVDLGYVGEIQSVTPDILETLLGQGYIPVISPVASGEEGETYNVNADTAAGKIAEALRADKLLLLTDVSGILRDVSDKDSLISTISRGEVDQLVGQGVLSGGMLPKVECAVSALENGVGSVHILDGRLSHAILLELFTDGGIGTMFRS
- the argJ gene encoding bifunctional glutamate N-acetyltransferase/amino-acid acetyltransferase ArgJ, with product MNNAEKAWKLINGGVAAPKGFHAVGVQAGIKYENKYDVALIFSEVQAQAAGVYTRNLVKAHPLYLTQRHLNNGLAQAIVINSGNANACVGEFGDQAALAMTQTAAMFLAVPPEDVLVASTGVIGVEMPVERVLNGIRAASAELLGDVVKGIRGQNETATEGAHRAALAIMTTDTRVKEYAYELPCSQGGVIHIGAIAKGSGMIHPNMGTMLGFLTTDASIQAEELQRILREAVDGSFNMVTVDGDTSTNDMVLILANGASGVAPSGEDWVKFEKMVKAICIQLAQDIARDGEGASKYMEVTVSGAKTKGDARMIARSICGSSLVKAALFGEDANWGRILTAAGYSGAEFDPNKVDVFLGDIIVAQAGKGVSFSEEQAKEILSANEVKISLNLNSGEEQATAWGCDLTHEYVTINGSYRT
- a CDS encoding YitT family protein; protein product: MLSKKKRIEKTVKRVLFLILGSALAGIGLEIFLIPNNVIDGGIVGISIMAGFLTKWPVGLFIFVLNIPFFIFGYLQIGKSFTVSTIFSVAMLSMWVSVLHPVPGITHDVFLASVFGGIVLGIGVGLIIRYGGSLDGTEIIAIVLDKKTAFSIGEIVMFFNLFILSSAGLVFGWDRAMYSLVAYFIAFKVIDLTVEGLDESKEVMIISDKYEEIAEVLMARLGRGVTRLQGEGGFTGESKGVLYCVVTRLEISKLKSILDEIDDNAFVTISSVHEVMGGRFKKKAIH
- a CDS encoding zinc ribbon domain-containing protein, translated to MPWSERLKLAWTTFKREALPLYGWTLIFTGICTIVIVAMVVGVLFQLRWAFPQLQSIGESFSSGMPIPGIPPSQGLTPFAGPFSSPHQDPFAAFGRLGNVYNILSAFGSLVGTFLLIIIFVWLAGCAFYTGLFNLTTKAYHEKVTFRDFRLTGFFRFLGWQGVLLLIKVILLIIGLIGAFSLIHFKVALAAFFIAYGLLIVIVVLFALPWLMTSAIYLLANRNERFGDAFRGSWRFFRRHRGSLWGYLGTVILIEIAVQILSKISQGIAGVVTLVVSPFIAVLAIVWVLSLKDGERLETPAPIPMQTLASTITSPAAHLPTVSDSISGPQPPETEVEVKLETTPGFRESKISLEKTETPTLSEPLPSFSEEKPRYCPSCGKVNSGTAYCPQCGTKL
- the carA gene encoding glutamine-hydrolyzing carbamoyl-phosphate synthase small subunit, translated to MKAALVLETGKIFMGESFGATGEALGEVVFNTGMTGYQEVLTDPSYAGQMVCMTYPLVGNYGINRLDDQSEKVQVQGFIVKEAARNPSHWQMEKNLSRTLAQSGVVGIKGIDTRALTRIIREHGVLRGVITTEIEHLGEWVPRLKAWLVPADVVAKVSTAEIYTLPALPAVRDKIAAVVANTANTPPAEPSSSDQTEKKTFHVVVMDFGIKRNILHAMQESGFDLTVVPHTTSAEQILALDSDGVFLSNGPGDPKEVAVGIETIRSLIGKRPIFGICLGHQLLSLALGGDTYKMKFGHRGGNQPVQDLESKRVTITSQNHGYAIAEESLEQTPLYITHRNLNDQSVEGVKHRDLPVFSVQYHPEAGPGPSESLYLFDEFAQLMQKWRAHHAS